Proteins from one Juglans microcarpa x Juglans regia isolate MS1-56 chromosome 1S, Jm3101_v1.0, whole genome shotgun sequence genomic window:
- the LOC121246298 gene encoding serine carboxypeptidase-like 27, giving the protein MGHCLFSVICILFLLVGTCFSSPIRDQLRDRITELPGQPGNVGFAQFSGYVTVNDQAGRALFYWLVESSSSRGAKSRPLVLWLNGGPGCSSVAYGAAEEIGPFRIRPDGKTLYSNPYAWNNLANLLFLESPAGVGFSYSNTTSDLYTAGDQRTAEDAYTFLIHWFERFPQYKHRDFYIAGESYAGHYVPQLSQIVYQRNKGIQNPIINFKGFLVGNAVTDDYHDYIGTFEYWWTHGLISDSTYRILRVACDFGSSQHPSLECMKALKVAEVEQGNIDPYSIFTRPCNNTESLRRNLRGHYPWMSRAYDPCTERYSQMYFNLPEVQKALHANTTMISYKWKTCSDIVGNYWADSPLSMLPLYSELIAAGLRIWVYSGDTDAVVPVTATRYSIDALKLQTITNWYPWYDNGKVGGWSQVYKGLTFVTVTGAGHEVPLHRPRQAFILFRSFLENKPMPR; this is encoded by the exons ATGGGTCATTGTTTATTCTCTGTTATTTGCATCTTGTTCCTTCTTGTGGGAACTTGTTTTTCTTCTCCTATTAGAGATCAGCTGAGAGATAGGATCACCGAGTTGCCAGGACAGCCAGGGAATGTGGGGTTTGCTCAGTTTTCAGGTTACGTGACGGTGAATGATCAAGCTGGAAGAGCATTGTTTTACTGGTTGGTTGAGTCATCGTCAAGTCGTGGAGCTAAGTCAAGGCCACTTGTGCTGTGGCTCAACGGTGGTCCTGGTTGCTCTTCAGTTGCTTATGGAGCAGCTGAGGAGATCGGACCTTTTCGTATTAGGCCCGACGGGAAGACTCTTTACTCGAATCCTTATGCTTGGAACAATT TGGCGAATTTGCTGTTCCTCGAATCTCCTGCTGGTGTTGGTTTTTCGTATTCGAACACGACTTCAGACTTGTACACAGCGGGTGATCAGAGAACAG CCGAAGATGCATATACATTTCTTATCCATTGGTTCGAAAGGTTTCCACAGTACAAGCACAGGGATTTCTACATTGCTGGAGAAAGTTACGCAG GCCATTACGTTCCTCAGCTGTCTCAAATTGTTTACCAAAGAAACAAAGGAATCCAGAACccaattattaatttcaagGGGTTTTTG GTGGGAAATGCTGTTACTGACGATTACCATGATTACATTGGCACGTTTGAATACTGGTGGACCCATGGCTTGATTTCTGATTCCACCTATCGCATCTTACGAGTCGCCTGCGACTTTGGATCATCTCAACACCCCTCACTGGAATGCATGAAGGCTCTTAAAGTTGCAGAGGTGGAGCAGGGAAACATTGATCCATATAGCATTTTCACTCGGCCTTGCAATAATACTGAATCATTGAGGCGCAACTTAAGGGGTCATTAT CCATGGATGTCCCGAGCATATGATCCCTGCACCGAGAGGTACTCTCAAATGTACTTCAATCTCCCAGAAGTTCAGAAGGCACTCCATGCCAATACAACTATGATTTCTTATAAATGGAAAACATGCAG TGATATTGTTGGTAACTACTGGGCAGATTCCCCACTCTCTATGCTTCCTCTTTATTCTGAACTCATTGCTGCTGGCCTCAGGATATGGGTATACag TGGAGACACTGACGCAGTGGTTCCTGTGACTGCAACTCGATATTCCATCGATGCCCTGAAGCTGCAAACTATTACCAACTGGTACCCATGGTATGACAATGGAAAG GTTGGTGGGTGGAGCCAAGTATACAAAGGACTGACATTTGTGACAGTGACCGGAGCAGGACATGAGGTTCCACTCCATCGACCTCGTCaagctttcattcttttcagATCATTTTTGGAGAACAAGCCCATGCCACGCTAA